Proteins encoded within one genomic window of Cyprinus carpio isolate SPL01 chromosome B22, ASM1834038v1, whole genome shotgun sequence:
- the LOC109059914 gene encoding granzyme-like protein 1, translating to MSIRWHITCLLLLRSCTPGFSTHDGIVGGKVSAPHSRPYMVYIRDKFTKQSCGGFLVREDFVMTAAHCIQSNLMVYLGAGDTKHLPAGVDVDPIPYPGFNMKRKGHDIMLLKLKTPANLNKTVNTIALPKLEIEKISKDCMVMGWGWQDYHHESPSDVLKEANVTLIDSENCGTADTLSTKGSAGPAQGDSGGPLVCGGVAQGIVSFYNTKTKPYLTVYTHISHYFSWIHDHMKPTQQQYET from the exons ATGAGCATCCGCTGGCATATCACTTGTCTGCTACTGCTGCGTTCCTGCACCCCAG GTTTCTCCACGCATGATGGCATTGTTGGTGGTAAAGTCTCCGCTCCACACAGTCGACCGTACATGGTCTACATCCGTGACAAGTTTACAAAACAATCATGTGGTGGTTTTTTGGTAAGAGAGGATTTTGTGATGACAGCCGCCCACTGCATACAAAG taatcttATGGTTTATTTGGGGGCCGGTGACACCAAACATTTACCTGCCGGTGTAGATGTAGATCCCATTCCATATCCAGGATTCAATATGAAAAGGAAAGGTCATGACATCATGCTTCTAAAG CTCAAAACCCCAGCAAATTTGAACAAAACTGTGAATACTATCGCTTTGCCAAAACTTGAGATTGAAAAAATATCCAAGGACTGTATGGTCATGGGTTGGGGCTGGCAAGATTACCATCATGAGTCTCCTTCAGATGTGCTCAAAGAAGCAAATGTGACTCTGATAGACTCTGAAAACTGTGGCACAGCTGATACTCTGTCCACTAAGGGATCAGCTGGACCAGCACAG GGAGACTCTGGCGGTCCACTTGTTTGTGGAGGTGTTGCACAGGGAATTGTGTCATTTTACAATACCAAAACAAAGCCATACCTCACAGTGTACACTCATATTTCCCACTACTTTTCATGGATTCATGACCACATGAAACCTACTCAGCAGCAATATGAAACATGA